Proteins found in one Mycteria americana isolate JAX WOST 10 ecotype Jacksonville Zoo and Gardens chromosome 8, USCA_MyAme_1.0, whole genome shotgun sequence genomic segment:
- the TSHZ3 gene encoding teashirt homolog 3 has translation MPRRKQQAPRRAAAYVSDELKAAALVEEDVEPDENAVDGEPSAKYACPEKDFSKNCQSYQNSPAAEFSSHEMDSESHISETSDRMADFESSSIKNEEESKEVSIPLEDSTVSDSLEQMKAVYNNFLSNSYWSNLNLNLHQPISEKTNGSSSSSSSSSSSCGSGSFDWHQTAMAKTLQQVSQSRILPEPSLFSTVQLYRQSSKLYGSIFTGASKFRCKDCSAAYDTLVELTVHMNETGHYRDDNHETDNNNPKRWSKPRKRSLLEMEGKEDAQKVLKCMYCGHSFESLQDLSVHMIKTKHYQKVPLKEPVTPVAAKIIPATRKKASLELELPSSPDSTGGTPKATISDTNDALQKNSNPYITPNNRYGHQNGASYAWHFEARKSQILKCMECGSSHDTLQELTAHMMVTGHFIKVTNSAMKKGKPIIEAPATPTITSLVDEKVQSVPLAATTFTSPSNTPSSVSPKLNVEIKKEVDKERGIADDKMKDKEKSSEDEEKYDISSKYHYLTENDLEESPKGGLDILKSLENTVTSAINKAQNGTPSWGGYPSIHAAYQLPNMMKLSLGSSGKSTPLKPMFGNNELVSPSKNQPLVSPPSSQTSPVPKTNFHAMEELVKKVTEKVAKVEEKMKEPEGKLSPMKRATPSPCSSEVSEPLKMESSNDGGFKSQQNSPVPQRDGCKDSPTVEPVENGKEPVKSIVSSLSSSTAIITDHPPEQPFVNPLSALQSVMNIHLGKAAKPSLPALDPMSMLFKMSNSLAEKAAVATPPLQSKKTDHLDRYFYHVNNDQPIDLTKGKSDKSCSLGSALLSSTSTSSASSSSTVTTAKTSAVVSFMSNSPLRENALSDISDMLKNLTESHTSKSSTPSSISEKSDIDGTTIEEPEESTPAQKRKGRQSNWNPQHLLILQAQFAASLRQTSEGKYIMSDLSPQERMHISRFTGLSMTTISHWLANVKYQLRRTGGTKFLKNLDTGHPVFFCNDCASQIRTPSTYISHLESHLGFRLRDLSKLSSEQINNQIAQAKSPSEKLVTSSPEEDIGTSYQCKLCNRTFASKHAVKLHLSKTHGKSPEDHLLYVSELEKQ, from the coding sequence CCTATGTTTCAGATGAactaaaagcagcagcactggtggAAGAAGATGTGGAACCTGATGAAAATGCAGTTGATGGGGAGCCTTCAGCAAAATATGCATGTCCAGAAAAAGACTTCAGTAAGAACTGCCAAAGCTACCAAAACTCTCCGGCAGCTGAGTTCTCTAGCCATGAAATGGACAGTGAGTCACATATCAGTGAGACAAGTGACCGCATGGCAGACTTCGAGAGCAGCTCCATTAAAAATGAGGAAGAGAGCAAGGAGGTTTCAATACCACTGGAAGACTCTACTGTATCTGATAGTTTAGAACAAATGAAAGCCGTATATAATAACTTCCTCTCTAATTCCTACTGGTCCAATCTCAATTTGAACCTTCACCAGCCAATTTCGGAAAAAACCAAtggtagcagcagcagtagcagcagcagcagtagcagttGTGGAAGTGGCAGCTTTGACTGGCACCAGACTGCTATGGCTAAAACACTGCAGCAAGTTTCTCAGAGCAGAATTCTTCCTGAACCAAGTCTTTTTAGCACAGTTCAATTGTACAGACAAAGCAGTAAGCTTTATGGCTCTATATTTACTGGAGCCAGTAAATTCCGCTGTAAAGACTGCAGTGCTGCCTATGATACTTTAGTAGAATTAACAGTGCACATGAATGAAACGGGACATTATCGAGATGACAACCATGAAACTGATAACAATAACCCCAAAAGATGGTCCAAACCTCGTAAACGTTCTTTGCTTgaaatggaagggaaagaagatgCCCAGAAAGTATTAAAGTGTATGTACTGTGGTCATTCATTTGAATCTCTTCAGGATTTGAGTGTTCATatgatcaaaacaaaacactaccAAAAAGTGCCTCTGAAGGAACCTGTTACACCTGTAGCAGCAAAAATTAtcccagctactagaaagaaagcATCACTGGAGCTTGAACTTCCAAGTTCTCCAGATTCCACAGGTGGAACACCAAAAGCAACAATCTCGGATACCAACGATGCACTTCAAAAGAATTCTAATCCTTATATTACGCCAAATAATCGCTATGGTCACCAGAATGGTGCCAGCTATGCCTGGCACTTTGAGGCAAGGAAATCTCAAATTCTGAAGTGCATGGAGTGCGGAAGTTCGCACGACACTCTGCAGGAACTCACGGCTCACATGATGGTGACGGGACATTTTATTAAAGTCACTAACTCTGCCATGAAAAAAGGGAAGCCAATTATAGAAGCCCCAGCGACACCAACGATAACGTCCTTAGTAGATGAGAAAGTCCAGTCTGTGCCACTAGCTGCCACCACTTTTACGTCTCCTTCCAATACACCTTCTAGTGTTTCCCCTAAAttaaatgttgaaataaaaaaagaagtagatAAAGAAAGAGGCATTGCTGAtgacaaaatgaaagacaaagaaaagtcAAGTGAAGATGAGGAGAAGTATGATATCTCCTCAAAATACCATTACTTGACTGAAAATGACCTAGAAGAAAGCCCTAAGGGGGGATTAGATATATTGAAGTCTTTAGAAAACACAGTTACATCAGCTATAAACAAAGCCCAGAATGGGACGCCAAGCTGGGGCGGCTACCCCAGCATTCATGCTGCCTATCAGCTGCCTAATATGATGAAGCTGTCATTGGGTTCATCTGGGAAGAGTACACCTTTAAAACCTATGTTTGGAAACAACGAACTAGTATCACCAAGTAAAAACCAGCCCTTGGTGTCTCCACCAAGCAGTCAGACCTCACCTGTGCCAAAAACAAACTTCCATGCCATGGAAGAATTGGTAAAGAAAGTCACTGAGAAGGTGGCTaaagtggaggaaaaaatgaaagaacctGAAGGAAAGCTTTCTCCAATGAAGCGTGCAACACCTTCGCCATGCAGTAGTGAAGTCAGTGAACCCCTTAAGATGGAGTCCTCCAATGATGGTGGCTTTAAAAGCCAGCAGAACAGCCCGGTCCCTCAGAGAGATGGTTGCAAGGATAGTCCAACTGTAGAACCTGTGGAAAACGGGAAAGAGCCTGTTAAGTCCATTGTAAGTTCTTTAAGTAGCAGCACAGCTATCATTACTGATCACCCTCCTGAACAGCCGTTTGTAAATCCATTAAGTGCCCTGCAGTCTGTCATGAATATTCACCTTGGGAAGGCAGCAAAGCCATCTTTGCCCGCTTTGGATCCCATgagcatgctttttaaaatgagcaaCAGTTTGGCGGAAAAGGCTGCAGTGGCCACCCCACCTCTACAGTCCAAAAAAACAGACCACTTGGACCGTTATTTTTATCATGTCAACAATGACCAACCCATAGATTTGACGAAAGGCAAGAGTGACAAAAGCTGCTCTTTGGGTTCAGCGCTTTTGTCATCCACATCGACATCTTCTGCATCTTCTTCATCTACAGTGACAACAGCAAAGACATCTGCAGTCGTGTCATTCATGTCAAACTCGCCGCTACGCGAGAATGCCTTGTCAGATATATCTGATATGCTGAAGAACCTGACAGAAAGTCACACATCAAAATCTTCCACACCTTCCAGCATATCTGAGAAATCTGACATTGACGGTACCACAATAGAGGAACCAGAAGAGAGTACACCAGCTCAGAAAAGGAAGGGACGTCAGTCTAACTGGAACCCTCAGCACTTGCTCATACTGCAGGCCCAGTTTGCAGCTAGTTTACGGCAGACTTCAGAGGGAAAATACATCATGTCAGACTTGAGCCCTCAAGAAAGAATGCACATTTCCAGGTTTACGGGACTTTCAATGACCACAATTAGCCACTGGCTAGCCAATGTGAAATACCAGCTCCGAAGGACAGGGGGAACTAAGTTCCTTAAAAATTTGGACACTGGGCACCCAGTGTTCTTTTGTAATGACTGTGCTTCACAGATCAGAACTCCTTCAACTTATATCAGTCATCTTGAATCGCATCTGGGTTTCAGGTTAAGAGACTTGTCCAAACTGTCCAGTGAACAGATTAACAATCAGATAGCACAAGCAAAGTCACCGTCTGAAAAACTGGTGACGTCCTCTCCAGAGGAAGACATTGGAACTTCCTATCAGTGCAAACTTTGTAACAGGACTTTTGCAAGCAAGCATGCTGTTAAACTTCATCTTAGTAAAACACATGGGAAGTCACCAGAGGATCATCTTCTGTATGTTTCAGAGTTAGAGAAGCAGTAG